In Streptomyces sp. NBC_00414, a single window of DNA contains:
- a CDS encoding ABC transporter permease: protein MTVFKTSMRNFFAHKGRMALSAVAVLLSVAFVCGTLVFTDTMNTTFDKLFATTSSDVTVSPKAAKADDTPQNGKPESLPASVVERARKAEGVKSAEGAVSSMNVTVVNSDNKNMGSSTGAPTIAGNWTKNDLRSMEITSGHAPRGPTEVMVDADTADKHHLKMGDELRTIAVTGDFTAKIVGIATFKITNPGAAVVYFDTATAQRELLGSTGRFTQINVSAAAGVTDTQLKQNVSAQLTSADGTFKVQTQKEFSDESREGVGEFMNVIKYAMLGFAGIAFLVGIFLIINTFSMLVAQRTREIGLMRAIGSSRKQVNRSVLIEALFLGVVGSILGVAAGVGIAIGLMKLMSMAGMNLSTDDLTVKATTPVIGLVLGVVVTVLAAYLPARRAGKVSPMAALRDAGTPADGKAGWIRGLIGLALTGAGGAALFTAAGADKASDGASMLGIGVVLSLIGFVIIGPLLAGGVVRFLSAFLLRGFGPVGRLAERNALRNPRRTGATGAALMIGLALVACLSVVGSSMVASATEELDKSVGTDFIVQGNQRIVPQAQKAIEDTPGLEHVTSYKIVEAKLTSPDGKTEDSDVTAADPTYASDLRRETIAGDLSAAYGRNAMSIGSLYAEKHGVKVGDTMTVAFKGGQSAKLKVAAITNDDTALDKGSRYLNITTLEQYVPADRMPPNDMMFATAKEGQEKTAYASLKKSLDAYPQYQVRDQTDYKQELKDQIGQLLNMVYGLLALAIIVAVLGVVNTLALSVVERTREIGLMRAIGLSRRQLRRMIRLESVVIALFGALLGLGLGMGWGATAQKLLALEGLKVLDIPWPTIIGVFIGSAFVGLFAALVPAFRAGRMNVLNAIATE from the coding sequence ATGACCGTCTTCAAGACCTCGATGCGCAACTTCTTCGCGCACAAGGGACGGATGGCCCTGTCGGCCGTGGCGGTCCTGCTGTCGGTGGCCTTCGTGTGCGGCACGCTCGTCTTCACCGACACGATGAACACGACCTTCGACAAGCTCTTCGCGACGACCTCGTCCGACGTCACGGTCTCGCCCAAGGCGGCCAAGGCCGACGACACCCCGCAGAACGGCAAGCCGGAGTCGCTGCCCGCCTCGGTCGTCGAGCGGGCGCGGAAGGCGGAGGGTGTCAAGTCCGCCGAGGGCGCGGTCAGTTCGATGAACGTGACCGTCGTCAACAGCGACAACAAGAACATGGGGTCCAGCACCGGCGCCCCGACCATCGCGGGCAACTGGACGAAGAACGACCTGCGTTCGATGGAGATCACCTCCGGGCACGCCCCGCGCGGTCCCACCGAGGTGATGGTCGACGCCGACACCGCGGACAAGCACCACCTCAAGATGGGTGACGAGCTGCGCACGATCGCCGTCACCGGTGACTTCACGGCGAAGATCGTCGGTATCGCCACCTTCAAGATCACCAACCCCGGTGCCGCCGTCGTCTACTTCGACACGGCCACCGCACAGCGCGAACTGCTCGGCTCCACCGGCCGGTTCACGCAGATCAACGTCTCGGCCGCCGCCGGCGTGACCGACACGCAGCTCAAGCAGAACGTGTCCGCGCAGCTCACCTCCGCCGACGGGACGTTCAAGGTCCAGACGCAGAAGGAGTTCTCGGACGAGAGCCGCGAGGGCGTCGGCGAGTTCATGAACGTCATCAAGTACGCCATGCTCGGCTTCGCCGGAATCGCCTTCCTCGTCGGCATCTTCCTCATCATCAACACCTTCTCGATGCTGGTCGCCCAGCGCACCCGGGAGATCGGCCTGATGCGGGCCATCGGCTCCTCCCGCAAGCAGGTCAACCGGTCCGTACTCATCGAGGCACTGTTCCTCGGCGTCGTGGGCTCGATCCTGGGCGTCGCCGCCGGCGTCGGCATCGCGATCGGCCTCATGAAGCTCATGTCGATGGCGGGCATGAACCTCTCCACGGACGACCTCACCGTGAAGGCCACGACCCCGGTCATCGGACTGGTCCTCGGCGTCGTCGTCACCGTCCTCGCCGCCTACCTGCCGGCCCGCCGCGCAGGCAAGGTCTCCCCGATGGCCGCACTGCGCGACGCCGGTACGCCGGCCGACGGCAAGGCCGGCTGGATCCGCGGACTGATCGGCCTGGCCCTCACGGGTGCCGGAGGCGCGGCCCTCTTCACGGCGGCCGGCGCCGACAAGGCGAGCGACGGCGCGTCGATGCTGGGCATCGGTGTGGTGCTCTCGCTCATCGGGTTCGTCATCATCGGCCCGCTGCTCGCGGGCGGTGTGGTCCGGTTCCTCAGCGCGTTCCTGCTGCGCGGCTTCGGCCCCGTCGGACGCCTCGCCGAACGCAACGCCCTGCGCAACCCGCGCCGCACCGGCGCCACCGGCGCGGCCCTGATGATCGGCCTCGCACTGGTCGCCTGCCTCTCCGTGGTCGGCTCCTCGATGGTCGCCTCCGCGACGGAGGAACTCGACAAGTCGGTCGGCACGGACTTCATCGTCCAGGGCAACCAGCGGATCGTCCCGCAGGCCCAGAAGGCCATCGAGGACACGCCCGGCCTGGAGCACGTCACCAGCTACAAGATCGTCGAGGCGAAGCTCACCTCGCCCGACGGCAAGACCGAGGACAGCGACGTCACGGCCGCCGACCCGACGTACGCCAGTGACCTGCGCCGCGAGACGATCGCCGGTGACCTGTCGGCGGCGTACGGCAGGAACGCGATGTCGATCGGCTCCCTCTACGCCGAGAAGCACGGTGTGAAGGTCGGCGACACGATGACCGTCGCCTTCAAGGGCGGGCAGAGCGCGAAGCTGAAGGTCGCGGCGATCACGAACGACGACACGGCCCTCGACAAGGGCTCGCGCTACCTGAACATCACCACGCTGGAGCAGTACGTCCCGGCCGACAGGATGCCGCCGAACGACATGATGTTCGCCACCGCCAAGGAGGGCCAGGAGAAGACGGCGTACGCGTCGCTGAAGAAGTCCCTGGACGCCTACCCGCAGTACCAGGTCCGTGACCAGACCGACTACAAGCAGGAGCTCAAGGACCAGATCGGCCAGCTCCTGAACATGGTCTACGGCCTGCTGGCCCTCGCGATCATCGTGGCGGTGCTGGGCGTCGTGAACACCCTGGCCCTCTCGGTCGTCGAGCGGACCCGCGAGATCGGCCTGATGCGCGCCATCGGCCTCTCCCGCCGCCAGCTGCGCCGCATGATCCGCCTGGAGTCGGTCGTCATCGCGCTCTTCGGAGCGCTGCTGGGCCTGGGCCTCGGCATGGGCTGGGGCGCCACCGCCCAGAAGCTCCTCGCCCTGGAGGGCCTGAAGGTCCTCGACATCCCGTGGCCGACGATCATCGGGGTCTTCATCGGCTCGGCCTTCGTGGGACTGTTCGCGGCGCTGGTGCCGGCGTTCCGGGCGGGGCGGATGAACGTCCTGAACGCGATCGCGACGGAGTAG
- the mfd gene encoding transcription-repair coupling factor produces MSLHGLLDAVVKDAALTEAVKAAGDGNRMHVDLVGPPAARPFAVAALAREAGRTVLAVTATGREAEDLAAALRSLLPPDTVVEYPSWETLPHERLSPRSDTVGRRIAVLRRLAHPRPDDPETGPVSVVVAPVRSVLQPQVKGLGDLEPVALRSGQSVDLGDIVKGLSAAAYARVELVEKRGEFAVRGGILDVFPPTEEHPLRVEFWGDDVEEIRYFKVADQRSLEVAEHGLWAPPCRELLLTDEVRAKAAALAEEHPELGELLGKIAEGIAVEGMESLAPVLVDDMELLIDVLPKGSMALVCDPERVRTRAADLVATSQEFLQASWAATAGGGEAPIDVDAASLWSIAGVRERARELDMMWWSVSQFAADEELDADTLKLGMHAPETYRGDTAKALADTKGWLADGWRTVFVTEAHGPAARTVEVLGGEGIAARLESDLGALAPSVVQVACGSIDYGFVDPALRLAVLTETDLTGQKAAGKDGARMPARRRKTIDPLTLETGDYIVHEQHGVGRYIEMVQRTVQSATREYLVVEYAPAKRGQPGDRLYIPTDQLEQITKYVGGEAPTMHRLGGADWTKTKARAKKAVKEIAADLIRLYSARMAAPGHAFGADTPWQRELEDAFPYTETPDQLTTIAEVKDDMEKTVPMDRLICGDVGYGKTEIAVRAAFKAVQDGKQVAVLVPTTLLVQQHFGTFSERYSQFPVNVRALSRFQSDTEAKATLEGLREGSVDVVIGTHRLFSSETKFKDLGLVVVDEEQRFGVEHKEQLKKLRANVDVLTMSATPIPRTLEMAVTGIREMSTITTPPEERHPVLTFVGPYEEKQIGAAVRRELLREGQVFYIHNRVESIDRAAARLREIVPEARIATAHGQMSEQALEQVVVDFWEKKFDVLVSTTIVESGIDISNANTLIVERGDNFGLSQLHQLRGRVGRGRDRGYAYFLYPPEKPLTETAHERLATIAQHTEMGAGMYVAMKDLEIRGAGNLLGGEQSGHIAGVGFDLYVRMVGEAVADYRASMEGGVVEEAPLEVKIELPVDAHVPHDYAPGERLRLQAYRSIASVNSEDDIKAVREELVDRYGKLPEPVENLLLVAGLRMLARACGVGEVVLQGNNIRFAPVELRESQELRLQRLYPGTVIKPSAHQVLVPRPKTAKVGGKPLVGRELLGWTGEFLASILGS; encoded by the coding sequence ATGAGCCTGCACGGTCTGCTCGACGCCGTCGTCAAGGACGCCGCACTCACCGAAGCGGTGAAGGCCGCCGGCGACGGCAACCGCATGCACGTCGACCTGGTCGGCCCGCCCGCCGCCAGGCCCTTCGCGGTGGCGGCCCTGGCCAGGGAGGCGGGCCGCACGGTACTCGCGGTCACGGCCACCGGCCGAGAGGCCGAGGACCTCGCGGCGGCCCTGCGCTCACTCCTGCCGCCCGACACCGTCGTGGAGTACCCGTCCTGGGAGACGCTGCCGCACGAGCGGCTGTCCCCGCGCAGCGACACCGTGGGCCGCCGCATCGCCGTCCTGCGCAGGCTCGCCCACCCGCGCCCCGACGACCCGGAGACCGGCCCGGTCTCCGTGGTGGTCGCCCCCGTGCGATCGGTCCTCCAGCCCCAGGTCAAGGGCCTCGGCGACCTGGAGCCCGTCGCCCTGCGGTCCGGCCAGAGCGTCGACCTCGGCGACATCGTGAAGGGCCTGTCGGCAGCGGCGTACGCCCGGGTGGAGCTGGTCGAGAAGCGCGGCGAGTTCGCCGTACGCGGCGGGATCCTGGACGTCTTCCCGCCCACCGAGGAGCATCCGCTGCGTGTGGAGTTCTGGGGCGACGACGTCGAGGAGATCCGCTACTTCAAGGTCGCCGACCAGCGCTCCCTGGAGGTCGCCGAGCACGGACTGTGGGCGCCGCCCTGCCGGGAACTGCTGCTCACGGACGAGGTACGGGCGAAGGCCGCCGCCCTCGCCGAGGAGCACCCCGAGCTGGGCGAGCTGCTCGGCAAGATCGCCGAGGGCATCGCGGTCGAGGGCATGGAGTCCCTCGCGCCGGTGCTCGTCGACGACATGGAGCTGCTCATCGACGTACTGCCCAAGGGGTCCATGGCCCTGGTGTGCGACCCGGAGCGGGTGCGTACGCGCGCGGCGGACCTGGTGGCGACCTCGCAGGAGTTCCTGCAGGCGTCCTGGGCGGCGACGGCGGGCGGCGGCGAGGCCCCGATCGACGTCGACGCGGCGTCCCTGTGGTCCATCGCGGGCGTCCGGGAGCGGGCCCGCGAGCTGGACATGATGTGGTGGTCGGTGTCGCAGTTCGCGGCGGACGAAGAGCTGGACGCGGACACCCTGAAGCTCGGGATGCACGCGCCCGAGACCTACCGCGGCGACACCGCGAAGGCCCTCGCGGACACCAAGGGCTGGCTCGCGGACGGCTGGCGCACGGTGTTCGTCACCGAGGCCCACGGCCCGGCGGCCCGTACGGTCGAGGTGCTCGGCGGCGAGGGCATCGCGGCCCGCCTGGAGTCGGACCTCGGCGCGCTGGCGCCCTCGGTCGTGCAGGTGGCGTGCGGCTCCATCGACTACGGGTTCGTCGACCCGGCGCTCAGACTCGCCGTGCTCACCGAGACCGACCTCACCGGGCAGAAGGCCGCGGGCAAGGACGGCGCCCGGATGCCGGCCCGCCGCCGCAAGACCATCGACCCGCTGACCCTGGAGACGGGCGACTACATCGTCCACGAGCAGCACGGCGTGGGCCGCTACATCGAGATGGTCCAGCGGACCGTGCAGAGCGCGACCCGCGAGTACCTCGTCGTCGAGTACGCGCCGGCCAAGCGCGGCCAGCCCGGCGACCGCCTCTACATCCCCACGGACCAGCTGGAGCAGATCACCAAGTACGTGGGCGGCGAGGCCCCGACCATGCACCGCCTCGGCGGCGCCGACTGGACGAAGACCAAGGCGCGCGCCAAGAAGGCCGTCAAGGAGATCGCGGCGGACCTGATCAGGCTGTACTCGGCGCGGATGGCGGCCCCCGGGCACGCCTTCGGAGCCGACACGCCCTGGCAGCGCGAGCTGGAGGACGCGTTCCCGTACACCGAGACGCCCGACCAGCTCACGACCATCGCCGAGGTCAAGGACGACATGGAGAAGACGGTTCCGATGGACCGGCTGATCTGCGGCGACGTCGGTTACGGCAAGACGGAGATCGCGGTCCGCGCGGCCTTCAAGGCCGTCCAGGACGGCAAGCAGGTCGCCGTCCTCGTGCCCACCACGCTGCTGGTGCAGCAGCACTTCGGGACGTTCAGCGAGCGCTACTCGCAGTTCCCCGTCAACGTACGGGCCCTGTCGCGCTTCCAGTCCGACACCGAGGCGAAGGCCACCCTGGAGGGCCTGCGGGAGGGCTCGGTGGACGTCGTCATCGGCACCCACCGGCTCTTCTCCTCGGAGACCAAGTTCAAGGACCTGGGACTCGTCGTCGTCGACGAGGAGCAGCGCTTCGGCGTCGAGCACAAGGAGCAGCTGAAGAAGCTGCGCGCCAACGTGGACGTACTGACCATGTCCGCGACCCCGATCCCGCGCACCCTGGAGATGGCGGTGACGGGCATCCGCGAGATGTCCACGATCACCACCCCGCCGGAGGAGCGGCATCCGGTCCTGACCTTCGTCGGCCCCTACGAGGAGAAGCAGATCGGTGCCGCGGTGCGCAGGGAGCTGCTGCGGGAGGGCCAGGTCTTCTACATCCACAACCGGGTCGAGTCGATCGACCGGGCCGCGGCCCGGCTGCGCGAGATCGTGCCGGAGGCGCGGATCGCGACCGCCCACGGCCAGATGTCCGAACAGGCCCTGGAACAGGTCGTCGTCGACTTCTGGGAGAAGAAGTTCGACGTCCTCGTCTCCACGACCATCGTGGAATCGGGCATCGACATCTCGAACGCGAACACGCTGATCGTGGAGCGCGGCGACAACTTCGGCCTCTCCCAGCTGCACCAGCTGCGCGGCCGGGTGGGTCGTGGCCGCGACCGCGGTTACGCGTACTTCCTGTACCCCCCGGAGAAGCCGCTCACGGAGACCGCCCACGAGCGTCTCGCGACCATCGCCCAGCACACGGAGATGGGCGCGGGCATGTACGTGGCGATGAAGGACCTGGAGATCCGCGGCGCCGGAAACCTGCTGGGCGGCGAGCAGTCGGGCCACATCGCCGGAGTCGGCTTCGACCTGTACGTACGCATGGTGGGCGAGGCGGTCGCGGACTACCGCGCCTCCATGGAGGGCGGTGTCGTGGAGGAGGCGCCGCTGGAGGTCAAGATCGAGCTGCCGGTCGACGCGCACGTCCCGCACGACTACGCGCCGGGCGAGCGGCTGCGGCTGCAGGCCTACCGCTCGATCGCCTCGGTCAACTCCGAGGACGACATCAAGGCCGTACGCGAGGAACTCGTCGACCGTTACGGGAAGTTGCCCGAGCCGGTGGAGAACCTGCTCCTGGTGGCCGGACTGCGGATGCTCGCGCGGGCGTGCGGCGTCGGCGAGGTCGTCCTCCAGGGCAACAACATCCGCTTCGCGCCGGTGGAGCTGCGGGAGTCGCAGGAGCTGCGGCTCCAGCGCCTGTACCCGGGCACCGTGATCAAGCCCTCCGCCCACCAGGTACTGGTCCCGCGCCCGAAGACGGCGAAGGTCGGCGGCAAGCCGCTGGTCGGACGGGAGTTGCTGGGGTGGACGGGGGAGTTCCTGGCTTCGATTCTGGGGTCGTAG
- a CDS encoding HNH endonuclease family protein, with the protein MTFWTRAAGVAALLLAATGCTPETTGAAGPQEAGGAGGAALTAVDSLTVKGRAPKTGYDRDKFGTPWADTDSNSCDTRDDILKRDLKEVKFSDGECSVKSGTLDPDPYTDKDVTFVRGGRSEVDIDHLVALSDAWQKGAQKWDASKRIALANDPLNLLAVDAGRNRSKGDGDTATWLPPHKAYRCTYVARQVAVKKKYELWVTGAEKSAMKKVLSACPGQKLPTGGTSTQAPSRFHAD; encoded by the coding sequence GTGACGTTCTGGACCAGGGCCGCCGGTGTCGCGGCCCTGCTGCTCGCCGCGACCGGTTGTACGCCGGAGACGACCGGTGCCGCCGGGCCGCAGGAGGCGGGGGGTGCGGGGGGAGCCGCCCTCACCGCCGTCGACTCACTGACCGTCAAGGGGAGGGCGCCCAAGACGGGATACGACCGGGACAAGTTCGGCACCCCCTGGGCCGACACCGACTCGAACAGCTGCGACACCCGCGACGACATCCTCAAGCGGGACCTGAAGGAAGTGAAGTTCAGCGACGGTGAGTGCAGCGTGAAGTCGGGGACGCTCGATCCCGACCCGTACACCGACAAGGACGTCACCTTCGTCCGCGGCGGCCGCAGCGAGGTCGACATAGACCATCTCGTCGCGCTGTCGGACGCCTGGCAGAAGGGCGCGCAGAAGTGGGACGCGAGCAAGCGGATAGCGCTGGCCAACGATCCGTTGAACCTCCTCGCCGTCGACGCCGGACGCAACCGCAGCAAGGGTGACGGGGACACCGCGACCTGGCTTCCGCCCCACAAGGCGTACCGCTGCACGTACGTGGCCCGGCAGGTCGCCGTGAAGAAGAAGTACGAGCTGTGGGTCACCGGCGCGGAGAAGTCCGCGATGAAGAAGGTGCTGTCCGCCTGCCCCGGGCAGAAGCTCCCCACGGGCGGAACCTCGACGCAGGCGCCCAGCCGGTTCCACGCGGACTGA
- a CDS encoding ABC transporter ATP-binding protein, whose amino-acid sequence MTSAVTIPRHGGTGERTAVAARARQVVKAYGSGETRVVALDQVDVDIARGRFTAIMGPSGSGKSTLMHCLAGLDTVSAGKIYLDETEITGLKDKKLTKLRRDRIGFIFQAFNLLPTLSALENITLPMDIAGRKPDKAWLAQVVETVGLSSRLKHRPNQLSGGQQQRVAVARALAARPEIIFGDEPTGNLDSRAGAEVLGFLRRSVDELGQTIVMVTHDPVAASYADRVLYLADGRIVDEMHRPTADAVLDRMKDFDARGRTS is encoded by the coding sequence GTGACATCGGCTGTAACCATTCCCAGGCACGGGGGCACTGGAGAGCGTACGGCCGTTGCCGCGCGGGCGCGGCAGGTCGTCAAGGCGTACGGGTCCGGTGAGACCCGTGTCGTCGCCCTGGACCAGGTCGACGTGGACATCGCGCGGGGCCGCTTCACCGCGATCATGGGCCCCTCGGGATCCGGCAAGTCCACACTGATGCACTGCCTCGCCGGTCTCGACACCGTCTCCGCCGGAAAGATCTACCTGGACGAGACCGAGATCACCGGGCTCAAGGACAAGAAGCTCACCAAGCTCCGCCGGGACCGCATCGGCTTCATATTCCAGGCGTTCAACCTGTTGCCGACGCTGAGCGCCCTGGAGAACATCACGCTCCCGATGGACATCGCGGGCCGCAAGCCGGACAAGGCGTGGCTGGCGCAGGTCGTCGAGACCGTCGGCCTGTCCTCCCGTCTGAAGCACCGGCCGAACCAGCTCTCCGGCGGCCAGCAGCAGCGCGTCGCCGTGGCCCGCGCCCTGGCCGCCCGGCCCGAGATCATCTTCGGTGACGAGCCGACCGGGAACCTCGACTCCCGGGCCGGCGCCGAGGTACTGGGCTTCCTGCGCCGCTCGGTCGACGAGCTGGGCCAGACCATCGTGATGGTGACGCACGACCCGGTAGCCGCCTCCTACGCGGACCGCGTGCTGTACCTGGCCGACGGCCGGATCGTCGACGAGATGCACCGGCCGACGGCCGACGCCGTTCTCGACCGCATGAAGGACTTCGACGCCCGGGGGCGCACGTCATGA
- a CDS encoding SCO6745 family protein — translation MSAEVAGAMSGDGDGAGVSLGRVRQMWHLIEPLHAVLYYAPEVFEEAAALGFAVEERWPSYFPLRAAPLGSVGSGQVASAFYSFSPRMVAEHMDPAWDIASPGAVVEARGRGIDRAYRAIFGDRVDSAELAEAAALARRAAEAVDPGGRPLAAANAGLPWPEAPHLQLWHAATILREHRGDGHLAALLGEFWVAVLGSGLLPSETTLGIGKV, via the coding sequence ATGTCTGCTGAGGTCGCTGGGGCGATGTCGGGTGATGGTGACGGCGCCGGGGTCTCGCTCGGCCGGGTGCGGCAGATGTGGCATCTGATCGAGCCGCTGCACGCCGTGCTTTATTACGCGCCGGAGGTCTTCGAGGAGGCGGCGGCGCTCGGCTTCGCTGTCGAGGAGCGCTGGCCGAGCTACTTTCCGCTGCGTGCCGCCCCGTTGGGGTCCGTGGGGAGCGGGCAGGTCGCCTCAGCCTTCTACAGCTTCAGCCCGCGCATGGTCGCCGAACACATGGACCCGGCGTGGGACATAGCGAGCCCCGGGGCCGTGGTCGAGGCGCGGGGGAGGGGCATCGACCGTGCGTACCGGGCGATATTCGGCGACCGCGTCGACAGTGCCGAACTCGCCGAGGCCGCCGCCCTGGCCCGGCGCGCGGCCGAGGCAGTCGACCCGGGCGGCCGTCCTCTGGCCGCCGCCAACGCCGGGTTGCCGTGGCCGGAGGCCCCGCACCTGCAGCTGTGGCACGCCGCGACGATCCTGCGCGAGCACCGCGGCGACGGACACCTCGCCGCACTGCTCGGCGAGTTCTGGGTCGCGGTGCTCGGATCGGGGCTGCTGCCCTCGGAGACGACACTCGGAATCGGCAAGGTGTGA
- a CDS encoding N-acetyltransferase, with product MVLRIASLAERPEMYDAVTGMADTWPEFVRNDLVGNAHYGRIARELPEYVLFAEDESGEVVAHAYSVPFALGDEGAGALPARGWDEVLVWAFGDLRSGVTPDTVSAISIVVAPHAQGTGLSARMLSAMRDNARAKGFGAVVAPVRPSAKHLEPRTAMEEYAFRMRDDGLPHDPWLRVHVRAGARIEAVAPASMTVAASLDEWRAWTGLPFDKEGQVEVPGALVPVHSEPSLGYAVYVEPNVWVRHAL from the coding sequence ATGGTGCTGAGAATCGCGAGCCTCGCCGAGCGTCCGGAGATGTACGACGCGGTGACCGGGATGGCCGACACCTGGCCCGAGTTCGTGCGCAACGACCTCGTCGGCAACGCGCACTACGGCCGGATCGCCAGGGAACTCCCGGAGTACGTGCTGTTCGCCGAGGACGAGAGCGGCGAAGTGGTCGCGCACGCCTACAGCGTGCCGTTCGCCCTCGGGGACGAGGGCGCGGGCGCGCTGCCGGCGCGGGGCTGGGACGAGGTGCTGGTGTGGGCGTTCGGGGATCTGCGCAGCGGCGTCACGCCCGACACCGTGAGCGCCATCTCGATCGTCGTCGCCCCGCACGCCCAGGGCACCGGCCTGTCGGCACGGATGCTCTCGGCGATGCGTGACAACGCCCGGGCCAAGGGCTTCGGCGCGGTCGTCGCACCGGTGCGGCCGAGCGCGAAGCATCTGGAACCGCGTACGGCGATGGAGGAGTACGCGTTCCGGATGCGTGACGACGGGCTGCCGCACGACCCGTGGCTGCGGGTCCACGTCCGGGCGGGCGCGCGTATCGAGGCGGTGGCCCCGGCGTCGATGACCGTCGCCGCGTCGCTCGACGAGTGGCGCGCGTGGACGGGGCTGCCGTTCGACAAGGAGGGCCAGGTCGAGGTGCCCGGCGCGCTGGTGCCGGTGCACAGCGAGCCGTCACTCGGGTACGCGGTGTACGTCGAGCCCAACGTGTGGGTGCGGCACGCCCTTTGA